Genomic segment of Yoonia sp. R2331:
TGCACCATGTACCAGCCCATAAAGTCGGTGGCATCGTTGATATTGTCCCGCTTCGCGCCGCGGTCGCCGGTTTCGGCCTTGTATTCGGCCCATGTGCCATCAAGCGCCTGTGAGTACCCCACCGCAGAGGATTGCCGCCCCAGCGGGATCACACCCAGCGCAAAGCGGTGCGGCGGGCGGTTGTTGGAGATGAATTTGCTTTCCTGATAGATCATCGCCATCAGGCCGGGCACAGGCACGCCGTACTTGCGTTCTACCCGTTTGAAGGCGCGCAGATATTCGGGCCGTTCGCTCACAATAGAGCAGGCGTTATCGAGGTTGCGGGGCGCAGACCCATAGCCACCGGAACATGAGCCCAGAA
This window contains:
- a CDS encoding lytic transglycosylase; translation: MSSFFRAMILLVLLGSCSGGYGSAPRNLDNACSIVSERPEYLRAFKRVERKYGVPVPGLMAMIYQESKFISNNRPPHRFALGVIPLGRQSSAVGYSQALDGTWAEYKAETGDRGAKRDNINDATDFMGWYMVQTVAENGIPIHDIRNQYLAYHDGRTGYRRGTWKSKSWLIRIAGEVESRAVLYDQQLRACGKR